A region from the Sandaracinus amylolyticus genome encodes:
- a CDS encoding CAP family protein, whose protein sequence is MRRFLALALLLTACAQHTATTRSTSPSIAPGGDTSASDAPSDPRLRAVLDAHNTRRAEHCAPPLSWSDELARTAQSWADDLARRGCAFEHNRTPYGENLAAGTSGTLSPQAVVDMWHRERERYRFRNGRFSMQTGHFTQVVWRGTARVGCGTSTCNGMDVWVCNYDPPGNVQGQFDENVLPTSCRR, encoded by the coding sequence ATGCGCCGCTTCCTCGCCCTCGCGCTCCTCCTCACCGCCTGCGCACAGCACACCGCGACCACGCGCTCCACGTCTCCGAGCATCGCGCCCGGCGGCGACACCAGCGCGAGCGACGCGCCCTCCGATCCTCGCCTCCGCGCCGTCCTCGACGCGCACAACACGCGGCGCGCCGAGCACTGCGCGCCGCCGCTCTCGTGGTCCGACGAGCTGGCGCGCACCGCGCAGTCGTGGGCCGACGATCTCGCGCGACGCGGCTGCGCCTTCGAGCACAACCGCACGCCGTACGGCGAGAACCTCGCCGCGGGCACCAGCGGCACGCTCTCTCCCCAGGCGGTCGTCGACATGTGGCACCGCGAGCGCGAGCGTTATCGCTTCCGCAACGGTCGCTTCTCGATGCAGACCGGGCACTTCACCCAGGTCGTGTGGCGCGGCACCGCGCGCGTCGGCTGCGGCACCTCGACCTGCAACGGCATGGACGTCTGGGTGTGCAACTACGATCCGCCGGGCAACGTGCAGGGCCAGTTCGACGAGAACGTGCTCCCGACGTCGTGTCGGCGCTGA
- a CDS encoding TetR/AcrR family transcriptional regulator, with the protein MTTKWTKEELERRFRHYLGDEDDDSAQARKRRRILRAAHELFLAQGYRKTSVDDVARKAEVAKGTVYLYFPNKGTLLEAAIALEKRGLMKRLGPLFDGSIPKRERLLRYLEITFTSGRDMPLVARMLTGDSELWAALEDIGMEAITQRQAEGAEFLMELIEDAVPGVLTDEQKRERAEVIIGVGFSAGMLLDERTRSGRSLDAFVRSLSEMLTFGVAGRRPEKKR; encoded by the coding sequence ATGACGACGAAGTGGACGAAGGAAGAGCTCGAGCGCCGGTTCCGCCACTACCTCGGGGACGAGGACGACGACTCGGCCCAGGCGCGCAAGCGCCGCCGCATCCTGCGCGCCGCGCACGAGCTCTTCCTCGCGCAGGGTTATCGCAAGACCAGCGTCGACGACGTCGCGCGCAAGGCCGAGGTCGCGAAGGGCACGGTCTACCTCTACTTCCCCAACAAGGGCACGCTGCTCGAGGCCGCGATCGCGCTCGAGAAGCGCGGCCTGATGAAGCGCCTCGGGCCGCTCTTCGACGGCTCGATCCCCAAGCGCGAGCGCCTGCTGCGCTACCTCGAGATCACGTTCACCAGCGGGCGCGACATGCCGCTCGTCGCGCGCATGCTGACCGGCGACAGCGAGCTCTGGGCGGCGCTCGAGGACATCGGCATGGAGGCGATCACCCAGCGCCAGGCCGAGGGCGCGGAGTTCCTGATGGAGCTCATCGAGGACGCGGTGCCCGGTGTGCTCACCGACGAGCAGAAGCGCGAGCGCGCCGAGGTGATCATCGGCGTCGGGTTCTCGGCGGGCATGCTGCTCGACGAGCGCACGCGCAGCGGACGCTCGCTCGACGCGTTCGTCCGCTCGCTCTCCGAGATGCTCACGTTCGGCGTCGCGGGGAGACGACCCGAGAAGAAGCGATGA
- a CDS encoding heme-dependent oxidative N-demethylase subunit alpha family protein — protein MHARGVTAPARYFPVEPAPLRMQAGLIRFGTELGNGARDRLFFQVDDERPRYLAAKRATSPSRHVIAGGDDLANRARQSAITWMRETLAREAPDALRDADADHDARDPIEAIARAVQEDVAVLEHGGGEGRAVALDVRFPSGWRPELLAGASFTRIHAPVPGFAKDDRVSRSMVSSMIGRGPYVRFVWTLSADDALDHHPDSGLRRDWEHAVRAWLRVERQITVPLDGASVFLIRTYLYDVATLDDAQREVVREALRVMPDELREYKKLPTRDTFDRVIGR, from the coding sequence ATGCATGCTCGGGGAGTGACCGCGCCGGCGCGCTACTTCCCCGTCGAGCCCGCTCCGCTGCGCATGCAGGCGGGCCTGATCCGCTTCGGCACCGAGCTCGGCAACGGCGCGCGCGATCGTCTGTTCTTCCAGGTGGACGACGAGCGCCCGCGTTACCTCGCCGCCAAGCGCGCCACCTCGCCGAGCCGTCACGTGATCGCCGGCGGGGACGATCTCGCGAACCGCGCGCGCCAGTCCGCGATCACCTGGATGCGCGAGACGCTCGCGCGCGAAGCGCCCGACGCGCTGCGCGACGCCGATGCCGATCACGACGCGCGCGATCCCATCGAAGCGATCGCGCGCGCGGTGCAGGAAGACGTCGCGGTGCTCGAGCACGGCGGCGGCGAGGGACGCGCGGTCGCGCTCGACGTGCGCTTCCCGAGCGGGTGGCGCCCCGAGCTCCTCGCGGGCGCGTCGTTCACGCGCATCCACGCGCCGGTGCCCGGCTTCGCGAAGGACGACCGCGTCTCGCGCAGCATGGTCTCCTCGATGATCGGTCGCGGCCCCTACGTGCGCTTCGTGTGGACGCTCTCCGCGGACGACGCGCTCGATCACCATCCCGACTCCGGCCTGCGCCGCGACTGGGAGCACGCCGTGCGCGCATGGCTGCGCGTCGAGCGACAGATCACGGTGCCGCTCGACGGCGCGAGCGTGTTCCTCATCCGCACGTACCTCTACGACGTCGCGACGCTCGACGACGCGCAGCGCGAGGTGGTGCGCGAGGCGCTGCGCGTGATGCCGGACGAGCTCCGCGAGTACAAGAAGCTCCCGACCCGCGACACGTTCGATCGCGTGATCGGGCGCTGA
- a CDS encoding NAD(P)-dependent oxidoreductase: MKVLVLGATGGSGRAAVDALLRAGHEVTAFVRKPELLEARPGLHVVVGDATRAEDVERAVAGHDAVIVTLGIRENAVMVRLRGSAGTPIDVRSVGTANVIAAMRAHGVRRLVVQTTYGVGETRNALRWIDAMLFRVLLRDQIADTEEQERAVRASGLDWVLVQPVHLTDADREETVFASARGEARKMTISRRSVGKFLAERAAGGASRESIALSTA, from the coding sequence ATGAAGGTGCTGGTGTTGGGCGCGACGGGCGGCTCGGGTCGTGCGGCGGTCGATGCGCTGCTGCGCGCGGGGCACGAGGTGACGGCGTTCGTGCGCAAGCCCGAGCTGCTCGAGGCGCGGCCCGGGCTGCACGTCGTGGTCGGCGACGCGACGCGCGCCGAGGACGTCGAGCGCGCGGTCGCGGGGCACGACGCCGTGATCGTGACGCTCGGGATCCGCGAGAACGCGGTGATGGTGCGCCTGCGCGGCAGTGCGGGGACGCCGATCGACGTGCGCTCGGTGGGCACCGCGAACGTGATCGCGGCGATGCGCGCGCACGGCGTGCGGCGCCTCGTGGTGCAGACGACGTACGGCGTCGGCGAGACGCGGAACGCCCTGCGCTGGATCGACGCGATGCTGTTCCGCGTGCTGCTGCGCGATCAGATCGCGGACACCGAGGAGCAGGAGCGCGCGGTGCGCGCGAGCGGGCTCGACTGGGTGCTCGTGCAGCCGGTGCACCTGACCGACGCGGACCGCGAGGAGACCGTGTTCGCCTCCGCGCGCGGCGAGGCGCGCAAGATGACGATCTCGCGCCGCAGCGTCGGGAAGTTCCTCGCGGAGCGCGCCGCGGGCGGGGCGAGCCGGGAGTCGATCGCGCTCTCGACGGCGTGA
- a CDS encoding DUF1552 domain-containing protein — translation MNRFSRRQVLRGAGVALALPLLESLMPRTARAGTMPTRFVVITTGQGTLLPRWTPPVRAGEALELSELLMPLAPHRDDLVVVSGIDNLMPRYHLSNGHNAPGHTLLNAHLCTSSATSDGRLLPEGSRSEVAQATLCVGPSIDHHLADRIGSPLPLNLAVNGTNAGENRMYYRVAPENSAQPNGARAEARLIGDPVRVFDEFLAGSSGAPTTLRERLRGQRGRVLDALGGSYSALARRVSAADRARLEAHAERLAELEASLGAPAITCDDPTLSLPPGYPSAGRSDLHWRAQIDVMVTALTCNVTRVASIHDADYHGPSFEFLQAPMPSELIGAGARALPGSAIADWHAQVHGDTGGAPNENANLIAGFTFYATQVSYLLERMKSVIEPDGSTLLDNSVVLWISEFGNGGAHSTQDLPVVLAGRAGGALTPGRHLARPDRTTGDLYTSILRMFGVDVDSFGFAGDSDLQHGGVGGL, via the coding sequence GTGAATCGCTTCTCCCGACGTCAGGTGCTGCGCGGTGCGGGCGTCGCGCTCGCGCTCCCGCTGCTCGAGTCGCTGATGCCGCGGACCGCGCGCGCGGGGACGATGCCGACGCGCTTCGTCGTGATCACGACCGGGCAGGGCACGCTGCTGCCGCGCTGGACGCCGCCGGTGCGCGCGGGCGAGGCGCTCGAGCTGTCCGAGCTCCTGATGCCGCTCGCGCCGCATCGCGACGATCTCGTCGTGGTCTCGGGCATCGACAACTTGATGCCGCGCTATCACCTCTCGAACGGGCACAACGCGCCGGGGCACACGCTGCTCAACGCGCACCTCTGCACGTCGTCGGCGACCAGCGACGGGCGGCTCTTGCCCGAGGGATCCCGCAGCGAGGTCGCGCAGGCGACGCTGTGCGTCGGGCCCTCGATCGATCACCACCTCGCGGATCGCATCGGCTCGCCGCTGCCGCTCAACCTCGCGGTGAACGGCACGAACGCGGGCGAGAACCGCATGTACTACCGGGTCGCGCCGGAGAACAGCGCGCAGCCGAACGGCGCGCGCGCCGAGGCGCGGCTGATCGGCGATCCGGTGCGGGTGTTCGACGAATTCCTCGCGGGCTCGAGCGGCGCGCCGACGACGCTGCGCGAGCGACTGCGCGGACAGCGCGGCCGTGTGCTCGACGCGCTGGGCGGCTCGTACTCGGCGCTCGCGCGTCGGGTGAGCGCGGCGGATCGCGCGCGGCTCGAGGCGCACGCGGAGCGGCTCGCGGAGCTCGAGGCGTCGCTCGGCGCGCCGGCGATCACCTGCGACGATCCGACGCTCTCGCTCCCGCCGGGATATCCGAGCGCGGGGCGCTCCGATCTGCACTGGCGCGCGCAGATCGACGTGATGGTCACGGCATTGACGTGCAACGTGACGCGCGTCGCGTCGATCCACGACGCCGACTACCACGGCCCGTCGTTCGAGTTCCTCCAGGCCCCGATGCCGAGCGAGCTGATCGGCGCGGGCGCGCGCGCGCTGCCGGGCAGCGCGATCGCGGACTGGCACGCTCAGGTGCACGGCGACACCGGCGGTGCGCCGAACGAGAATGCCAATCTGATCGCGGGATTCACGTTCTACGCGACGCAGGTGTCGTATCTGCTCGAGCGCATGAAGTCGGTGATCGAGCCCGACGGGAGCACGCTGCTCGACAACAGCGTGGTGCTGTGGATCTCGGAGTTCGGCAACGGTGGCGCGCACTCGACGCAAGACCTGCCGGTCGTGCTCGCGGGGCGCGCTGGTGGTGCGCTGACGCCGGGCCGGCACCTCGCTCGGCCGGATCGGACGACTGGCGATCTGTATACGTCGATCCTTCGGATGTTCGGAGTCGATGTGGACTCGTTCGGGTTCGCGGGGGACTCGGATCTTCAGCACGGGGGAGTGGGCGGATTGTGA
- a CDS encoding ABC transporter permease, protein MIRSSATRYALRSLRRNPRRTLISIVGLAFGVGVGLVALSWVGGQEAMSVDAIAGGGLGHLRIAPRGWNERRDDALRLSGDDDLLARVRATEGVAIATPRARTSGLLGLGTRSTHVSLTGVDPETEPRALRYVQRVAEGRYLAPGEEGAIVLGRAIAHRLRAQLEDELVVTVVDDEGEMQSALLVVVGIVDTGSRPIDQSIAHVALSDVERLSGREGFAEITILLDDLATLETTRAAIPTPEGSEVLSWLEISPEFRARLQSGRAFTNVAVAIVLIVVLLGVASAQLTSVLERRKELAVLAAIGMRGRSLVRVVVTEGLILGALGALLALAWSSPILHRWATAGVDLSSMMPSRDGLAFGGVLIDPIYHPAFGAWLVPTALSLSLIATIVASLYPAWFASRTDPASALRVDR, encoded by the coding sequence ATGATCCGCTCCTCCGCGACCCGTTACGCGCTGCGCAGCCTGCGCCGCAACCCGCGGCGCACGCTGATCTCGATCGTCGGTCTCGCGTTCGGCGTCGGCGTCGGGCTCGTCGCGCTCTCGTGGGTCGGCGGCCAGGAGGCGATGAGCGTCGACGCCATCGCCGGCGGTGGGCTCGGCCACCTGCGCATCGCGCCGCGCGGATGGAACGAGCGCCGCGACGACGCGCTGCGGCTGTCCGGCGACGACGATCTGCTCGCGCGCGTCCGCGCCACCGAGGGCGTCGCGATCGCGACCCCGCGCGCGCGCACCTCGGGCCTGCTCGGGCTCGGCACCCGCAGCACCCACGTCTCGCTCACCGGCGTCGATCCCGAGACCGAGCCGCGCGCGCTCCGCTACGTGCAGCGCGTCGCCGAGGGCCGCTATCTCGCGCCCGGCGAAGAAGGCGCGATCGTGCTCGGGCGCGCGATCGCGCACCGCCTCCGCGCGCAGCTCGAGGACGAGCTCGTCGTGACAGTGGTCGACGACGAGGGCGAGATGCAGAGCGCGCTGCTCGTCGTGGTCGGCATCGTCGACACCGGGAGCCGTCCGATCGATCAGTCGATCGCGCACGTCGCGCTCTCCGACGTCGAGCGCCTCTCGGGGCGCGAAGGGTTCGCGGAGATCACGATCCTGCTCGACGATCTCGCGACGCTGGAGACGACGCGCGCCGCGATCCCCACGCCGGAGGGCAGCGAGGTGCTCTCGTGGCTCGAGATCTCGCCGGAGTTCCGGGCACGCCTGCAGAGCGGGCGCGCGTTCACGAACGTCGCCGTCGCGATCGTGCTGATCGTCGTGCTGCTCGGCGTCGCGAGCGCGCAGCTCACGAGCGTGCTCGAGCGACGCAAGGAGCTCGCGGTGCTCGCCGCGATCGGCATGCGCGGTCGGTCGCTGGTGCGCGTCGTGGTCACCGAAGGGCTGATCCTCGGCGCGCTCGGCGCGCTGCTCGCGCTCGCGTGGTCGAGCCCGATCCTCCATCGCTGGGCCACTGCCGGCGTGGATCTCTCGTCGATGATGCCGAGCCGCGACGGCCTCGCGTTCGGCGGCGTGCTGATCGATCCGATCTACCACCCCGCGTTCGGCGCGTGGCTGGTGCCCACCGCGCTGAGTCTCTCGCTGATCGCGACGATCGTCGCGTCCCTCTACCCCGCCTGGTTCGCGTCGCGCACCGACCCGGCCTCTGCCCTGCGAGTCGACCGATGA
- a CDS encoding AraC family transcriptional regulator, with protein sequence MKVRDVFAPIDPLGDALGFLRMSGVFCCRSELTASWGLALPAIDETLSFHVVTAGGGWLELEGEPPLRLEAGDLALVPHDRGHRLVSEPGARAFRIDELPHEEVRERYAYLVHGTGGAPTSLVCGSVRFEHESARVLVELLPRVIHVRASSAPEHEWMRTTLELLANEAKAMRPGGETMLARLADLLVVHAIREWMERAPREQQGWIAGLRDPQIGRALALVHREPSRPWTLEALARAVGMSRSAFAARFTELLGEPAMTYVARWRMQIAHGMLARDRAGLGEVAGKLGYSSEAAFSRAFKSYVGVSPGAIKRG encoded by the coding sequence ATGAAGGTCCGCGACGTGTTCGCGCCGATCGATCCGCTCGGCGACGCGCTCGGGTTCCTGCGCATGAGCGGCGTGTTCTGCTGCCGCTCCGAGCTCACCGCGTCGTGGGGGCTCGCGCTGCCCGCGATCGACGAGACGCTCAGCTTCCACGTCGTGACCGCGGGCGGCGGATGGCTCGAGCTCGAGGGCGAGCCGCCGCTGCGCCTCGAGGCGGGCGATCTCGCGCTCGTACCGCACGATCGTGGTCATCGCCTGGTGAGCGAGCCGGGCGCGCGCGCGTTCCGCATCGACGAGCTGCCGCACGAAGAGGTGCGCGAGCGCTACGCGTACCTCGTACACGGCACGGGCGGCGCGCCGACGAGCCTCGTGTGCGGCTCGGTGCGGTTCGAGCACGAGAGCGCGCGTGTGCTGGTCGAGCTGCTCCCGCGCGTGATCCACGTGCGCGCGTCGAGCGCGCCGGAGCACGAGTGGATGCGCACCACGCTCGAGCTGCTCGCGAACGAAGCGAAGGCGATGCGCCCCGGCGGCGAGACGATGCTCGCGCGGCTCGCGGACCTGCTCGTCGTGCACGCGATCCGCGAGTGGATGGAGCGCGCGCCGCGCGAGCAGCAGGGATGGATCGCGGGGCTGCGCGATCCGCAGATCGGGCGCGCGCTCGCGCTGGTGCATCGCGAGCCGTCGCGCCCGTGGACGCTCGAGGCGCTGGCGCGCGCGGTGGGCATGTCGCGCTCGGCGTTCGCGGCGCGGTTCACCGAGCTGCTCGGCGAGCCGGCGATGACGTACGTCGCGCGGTGGCGGATGCAGATCGCGCACGGAATGCTGGCGCGCGATCGCGCGGGGCTGGGCGAGGTCGCGGGCAAGCTGGGGTACTCGTCGGAGGCCGCGTTCAGCCGCGCGTTCAAGAGCTACGTGGGAGTGTCGCCGGGCGCGATCAAGCGCGGCTGA
- a CDS encoding ABC transporter ATP-binding protein produces the protein MTLLATATEVTKTFKTGALEVHALRGVDLAVHARDFMALVGPSGSGKTTLLNLLGALDRPTSGEVEVLGKKLGALSKAARAKLRLASLGFVFQAYNLVPVLTAAENVELILELQGMGARERRARALDVLLSLGLGELANRRPNEMSGGQQQRVAVARAVASRPELVLADEPTANLDGKSAEQLMLLMRRLHEEHGTTFVFSTHDPRIVAHATRIVSMEDGRIVSDETKDRASAA, from the coding sequence ATGACCCTCCTCGCCACTGCGACCGAAGTCACCAAGACCTTCAAGACCGGCGCGCTCGAGGTGCACGCGCTCCGCGGCGTCGATCTCGCCGTGCACGCGCGCGACTTCATGGCGCTCGTCGGCCCGAGCGGCAGCGGGAAGACCACGCTGCTCAACCTGCTCGGCGCGCTCGATCGCCCGACGAGCGGCGAGGTCGAGGTGCTCGGCAAGAAGCTCGGCGCGCTGAGCAAGGCCGCGCGCGCGAAGCTGCGGCTCGCGTCGCTCGGCTTCGTGTTCCAGGCGTACAACCTGGTCCCCGTGCTGACCGCCGCGGAGAACGTCGAGCTGATCCTCGAGCTGCAGGGCATGGGCGCGCGCGAGCGCCGCGCGCGGGCGCTCGACGTGTTGCTCTCGCTCGGCCTCGGCGAGCTCGCGAACCGTCGCCCGAACGAGATGAGCGGTGGACAGCAGCAGCGCGTCGCGGTCGCGCGCGCGGTCGCGTCGCGCCCCGAGCTCGTGCTCGCCGACGAGCCCACCGCGAACCTCGACGGCAAGAGCGCCGAGCAGCTGATGCTGCTGATGCGCCGCCTCCACGAAGAGCACGGCACGACATTCGTCTTCAGCACCCACGACCCGCGCATCGTCGCGCACGCGACGCGCATCGTGAGCATGGAGGACGGGCGTATCGTCTCCGACGAGACCAAGGATCGCGCGAGCGCAGCATGA